Proteins from a genomic interval of Papaver somniferum cultivar HN1 chromosome 4, ASM357369v1, whole genome shotgun sequence:
- the LOC113271934 gene encoding AP2/ERF and B3 domain-containing transcription factor At1g50680-like: MEDQGMLSMESNITTLNGVVGEEGCSDSNSNNSPGGSSNNHQRKDISVASSAKLKGVVSQPNGRWGAQIYSNHQRIWIGTFKSKYEAAYEVLTMLKDGSYYTKLYEFVNSRSLKLDKEPGLSLSSESAKDGAVSYHQLSQKEQTPSDVGMLNKPEIPKSFDDWYFVEVSKEEKDAGVIDDTQLSFFGRGWNRLVKDKKLKATMWIHFISASVVKSIKRFT; encoded by the exons ATGGAAGATCAAGGGATGTTGAGTATGGAATCAAATATTACAACATTGAATGGAGTAGTAGGAGAAGAAGGTTGTTCAGATTCTAACAGCAATAATAGTCCCGGTGGATCATCGAACAACCATCAAAGAAAAGATATCAGCGTAGCATCATCTGCAAAATTAAAGGGTGTTGTTTCGCAGCCAAATGGACGTTGGGGTGCACAAATTTATTCAAACCATCAACGTATTTGGATTGGGACATTCAAATCGAAGTACGAAGCCG CATATGAGGTACTGACTATGCTCAAGGATGGATCATATTATACAAAGTTGTATGAATTTGTCAACTCTCGTTCCTTGAAGCTAGATAAGGAACCTGGTTTGAGTCTGAGCTCGGAAAGTGCTAAAGATGGAGCTGTATCGTACCATCAGTTGTCTCAGAAAGAACAAACTCCAAGCGACGTTGGGATGCTGAACAAGCCTGAGATTCCTAAAAGCTTTGATGACTGGTACTTCGTGGAGGTTTCAAAAGAAGAAAAGGATGCGGGTGTGATAGATGACACTCAACTCTCATTCTTCGGCAGAGGTTGGAATCGGTTGGTTAAAGACAAGAAACTGAAGGCGACGATGTGGATTCATTTTATAAGTGCGAGTGTCGTAAAGAGCATAAAGCGTTTTACATGA